In one Fibrobacter sp. genomic region, the following are encoded:
- a CDS encoding HNH endonuclease: MSAKELNEALKKFVKMYEDELLEVGCTKYPFNSFGEGEDGDKYQFVELDCIKIKGKEYPVELWVDSCKPKEEGGIRYCFAVDFTEKMKSEDFLRYATDRSIPVCLFSTEIETYKIDNFNTLIAEYTTENENGNVCRRVALCLENEEIKKLSVGKNNWGYLSYYFDIKKDGAICAIKNFFETFLPSLDETILDDTTRKAVIDARVGHGKYKDDLMKKWDNACAVSSCTTKGVLIASHAKPWKKCDTAKDRISPDNGLILTANFDALFDKGLITFEDNGTIKISKKVKKKDWEILGLSKDLKLRKKLNANQKRFMSYHRKNVWQDREK; this comes from the coding sequence ATGTCCGCAAAAGAACTTAACGAGGCGCTCAAAAAATTTGTAAAAATGTATGAGGACGAATTACTAGAAGTTGGATGCACAAAATACCCTTTCAATTCTTTTGGCGAAGGTGAAGACGGCGACAAGTATCAGTTTGTTGAATTGGACTGCATAAAAATAAAGGGAAAAGAATATCCCGTGGAATTGTGGGTTGACTCTTGCAAGCCAAAAGAAGAAGGCGGGATAAGATATTGTTTTGCTGTTGACTTCACTGAAAAAATGAAATCTGAAGATTTTTTGAGATATGCGACAGATAGATCTATTCCCGTTTGTTTATTTAGCACAGAAATTGAAACATACAAAATCGATAATTTCAATACTTTGATTGCTGAATATACAACCGAAAATGAAAACGGAAATGTTTGTCGAAGGGTTGCCTTGTGCTTGGAAAATGAAGAAATAAAGAAACTGAGTGTTGGAAAAAATAATTGGGGATACCTTTCGTACTATTTTGATATAAAAAAAGATGGTGCAATTTGTGCTATAAAGAATTTTTTTGAAACATTCCTTCCGTCTCTTGATGAGACCATTTTGGATGACACGACTCGAAAAGCTGTTATTGATGCTCGAGTTGGTCATGGAAAATACAAAGATGATTTAATGAAAAAATGGGATAACGCTTGTGCCGTCTCTAGTTGCACAACAAAGGGCGTTTTAATTGCAAGTCATGCAAAACCATGGAAGAAATGCGATACCGCTAAAGACAGAATTTCTCCAGATAATGGATTGATTCTTACGGCTAATTTTGACGCTCTTTTTGATAAGGGATTAATAACTTTTGAAGATAACGGAACAATCAAAATTTCTAAAAAGGTGAAGAAAAAAGATTGGGAAATCCTTGGATTATCAAAAGATTTAAAACTAAGAAAAAAGCTTAACGCTAATCAGAAACGATTCATGTCCTATCATAGGAAAAATGTGTGGCAAGATAGGGAAAAATAA
- a CDS encoding ATP-binding protein has protein sequence MKKEYFKQVADTIRKGGLKGTDYRSLYMVKGFEYWARRLKYGPAMSIHEPLEILPDQGAKSIARLILKEVDQERKKLSKDERDSFARYYDELKDALVSMNMDDLCRYSQNVFEDLRASRKKFIYDSIVELYLKIVQKGVAPRDPFVKRFNKIKKAFDLTDLEGELLLYLWTKDKSILNDIRGTCDKNEQETSLIFIKKLFPEYGKELEQAIAPTSTMMRMKILINDHYDNLTLSGRIQNFLDGREGENIEDCYYRVYKGDCVEYAQLKRDRKEVDIMFEMLKHAKPGEGMNVFLYGVEGTGKTELAKSIARELNRPLILTNFSTRGSHRGNNSDSGIFERMESVLFAAYKFRNDKVILLVDEADYILNFCEKGALNFFLEQIKVPVIWISNEIRGIEDSTLRRFDFSICFERLDAERRVEIWESVIKKHDAQELLSHEEMVSISKEIPITAGGVTQAICFAKELRKSGSELNATEIIRQMATAQANLIGIPLEYGKRDSASHAPRYSKDVLNIDGNQDEIWKVIRAFDVKWTTLKECDSAESLNMLFYGPPGTGKTEYAKYIARELNRKLLVKRVSDLESMFVGETEKNIRKMFREAEQKKAVLFLDEADSLLRNRESALQSFEVSRVNELLTQMENFKGVFIAATNFNDVLDNACRRRFAMKLKFNYMKPKGIAEVWNCFFPNLECPRRIQEQTMLAPGDFNAVYGTLKYMDPTTLTSDRVAAALLEEVAQKPGSTANRKMGF, from the coding sequence ATGAAGAAGGAATATTTCAAGCAGGTTGCCGATACCATCAGGAAGGGTGGTCTCAAAGGTACTGATTACAGAAGCCTCTACATGGTGAAGGGCTTTGAATATTGGGCTCGTCGGCTCAAGTATGGTCCTGCTATGTCTATACACGAGCCCTTGGAAATTTTGCCGGATCAGGGCGCCAAATCCATCGCCCGCCTCATATTGAAAGAAGTGGATCAAGAGCGTAAAAAATTGAGTAAAGACGAACGGGATAGTTTCGCGCGCTACTATGATGAACTGAAGGACGCCTTGGTCTCCATGAACATGGATGACTTATGCCGTTACAGTCAAAATGTATTTGAAGACTTGAGGGCCTCCCGCAAAAAGTTCATATACGATTCCATTGTGGAACTGTACCTGAAAATTGTCCAAAAGGGTGTCGCTCCAAGAGACCCTTTTGTCAAGCGTTTCAATAAAATCAAGAAGGCCTTTGACCTGACGGATTTGGAAGGAGAATTGCTTCTTTACCTTTGGACTAAAGACAAGTCCATTCTCAATGATATCCGTGGAACTTGTGACAAGAACGAACAAGAAACGTCTCTCATTTTTATCAAGAAGCTTTTCCCGGAATATGGCAAGGAATTGGAACAGGCTATCGCCCCAACGTCCACCATGATGCGCATGAAAATTCTGATCAATGACCATTATGACAATCTGACGTTGAGTGGCAGGATTCAGAATTTTTTAGATGGTCGCGAAGGGGAAAATATCGAGGATTGTTACTACAGAGTCTATAAGGGCGACTGTGTTGAATACGCTCAGCTGAAGAGAGACCGCAAAGAAGTCGACATCATGTTTGAAATGCTCAAGCATGCAAAGCCAGGTGAGGGAATGAACGTTTTCCTGTACGGTGTGGAAGGAACCGGCAAAACTGAGCTGGCAAAGTCTATTGCCCGCGAGCTGAATCGCCCTCTCATTCTCACCAATTTTAGCACGCGAGGTTCTCATCGTGGAAACAACAGCGACTCGGGTATTTTTGAACGAATGGAAAGCGTCCTGTTTGCCGCGTACAAGTTTCGGAACGATAAGGTAATCCTCTTGGTAGATGAAGCCGATTACATCTTGAACTTTTGCGAGAAGGGTGCGCTGAATTTCTTTCTTGAGCAGATCAAGGTTCCGGTTATTTGGATCAGCAATGAAATAAGAGGTATCGAAGACAGTACCCTTAGACGATTTGATTTCTCCATTTGTTTTGAAAGACTGGATGCTGAACGGCGTGTTGAAATCTGGGAATCCGTAATCAAAAAGCATGACGCTCAAGAGCTTTTGAGCCACGAGGAAATGGTCAGTATTTCCAAGGAAATTCCAATTACTGCGGGCGGTGTTACTCAGGCAATTTGCTTTGCGAAGGAACTTCGAAAATCGGGTTCCGAGCTGAATGCAACAGAGATTATTCGCCAGATGGCCACGGCTCAGGCAAATCTTATCGGCATTCCGTTGGAATACGGAAAGCGAGACTCCGCAAGCCATGCGCCCAGATATTCCAAGGACGTTCTGAACATTGACGGAAATCAAGATGAGATCTGGAAAGTGATTCGTGCCTTTGATGTGAAATGGACGACGCTCAAGGAATGTGATTCTGCAGAATCCTTGAACATGTTGTTCTATGGTCCGCCGGGTACCGGCAAGACGGAATACGCCAAGTACATCGCCAGGGAGCTGAACCGTAAACTTCTCGTCAAGAGAGTCAGTGATTTGGAAAGCATGTTTGTTGGGGAAACTGAGAAAAATATCCGCAAAATGTTCCGCGAGGCGGAACAAAAGAAGGCTGTTCTTTTCTTAGACGAAGCAGACAGCCTGCTGAGAAATCGTGAAAGCGCTCTGCAATCCTTTGAAGTGTCAAGGGTGAACGAACTCTTGACTCAGATGGAAAATTTCAAGGGAGTTTTTATCGCCGCCACCAACTTTAATGATGTGCTGGATAATGCCTGCCGCCGCCGTTTTGCCATGAAGTTGAAATTCAACTACATGAAGCCGAAAGGAATCGCTGAAGTATGGAACTGCTTCTTCCCGAACCTGGAATGCCCTAGACGAATTCAGGAACAAACCATGCTCGCCCCTGGTGATTTCAACGCCGTCTACGGAACCTTGAAATACATGGATCCTACGACATTGACATCTGACCGTGTAGCCGCAGCTTTGCTAGAGGAAGTGGCGCAAAAACCGGGTTCTACTGCAAATCGGAAAATGGGATTTTAG
- a CDS encoding N-6 DNA methylase, whose protein sequence is MGQKDVKKLVRDLQNAAKKISSGNETYFAAAFMAFMLRENRNYNRFLLPYDAFEPPKDAPQDVVAAAKNFNIAPVWQEFQDSFSEYFCEDYENAIHFIGENYSKSVSAPATPKSVSDLAIALLDVKSNDCVIDIGSGCGNFLTQASVKRDVELCGIEKDSYAHLISLLRLYVSGVRNFEKIISDDAFKWHLPGFDKGGRLGRAYRVYKNPRKIFANYPFAARAKALGDNATKFAWELKRQLGLSQDIYSADWMYNGLACIMMGFPGMAVTVMGAGSAWKQNDAIVRETFVKKDLIDAVIELPPKILPGTAADLCMIVFKPCSKGVKLIDARSEGIIGRRETVLNEVMIDRIMDLYKNTEPTTAEDLKKANYCLIASRFEAEKNAIGTNVENMPPKKGYATRVLGNFCQLKRGAMISSEELDEALCKKSVGFRYMVPSNIVNGEVAQNLPFIDPYLLKRRVNLNLYCAKPQNIVMTKNGFPCRLAVIPNDSQDTAPDRILVNNNLFIINVDGTVADSEYVKLFLESSRGQSLIKNSMVGGNVQTIDQKAFLNIVIPLPSLDKQKAFVKKHNATQAQVKKIRQQLEEALSKASVELDEEMG, encoded by the coding sequence ATGGGACAAAAGGACGTCAAAAAGTTGGTTCGCGACCTTCAGAATGCGGCAAAAAAGATTTCTTCCGGCAACGAGACCTATTTTGCGGCGGCATTCATGGCCTTTATGCTGCGTGAAAATCGCAACTACAACAGGTTCCTTTTGCCATACGACGCCTTTGAACCGCCCAAGGACGCCCCGCAGGATGTCGTTGCAGCAGCAAAGAACTTTAATATTGCCCCAGTCTGGCAGGAGTTCCAAGACTCGTTCTCGGAATACTTCTGCGAAGATTACGAGAACGCCATTCATTTCATTGGAGAAAATTACAGTAAATCAGTTTCTGCGCCAGCAACACCGAAATCTGTTTCGGATTTGGCGATTGCTTTGTTGGATGTAAAGTCTAATGATTGCGTCATTGATATCGGTAGCGGATGCGGCAATTTTCTTACCCAGGCAAGTGTGAAACGTGACGTTGAACTTTGCGGAATCGAAAAGGATTCCTACGCTCACCTCATTTCCCTTTTACGACTGTATGTTTCTGGCGTCAGAAATTTTGAGAAGATAATTTCAGACGATGCTTTCAAGTGGCACCTTCCGGGATTTGACAAAGGAGGCCGACTGGGCCGGGCGTATCGCGTCTATAAGAATCCACGCAAGATATTTGCCAACTATCCGTTTGCCGCCCGCGCAAAGGCTCTGGGTGATAACGCCACAAAATTCGCATGGGAACTGAAAAGGCAACTGGGACTTTCTCAGGACATTTATTCCGCGGATTGGATGTATAACGGCCTTGCCTGCATCATGATGGGGTTCCCAGGAATGGCCGTAACCGTGATGGGAGCAGGTAGTGCCTGGAAACAAAACGACGCTATCGTACGAGAGACTTTTGTAAAAAAGGACCTGATTGATGCTGTCATCGAACTGCCTCCCAAAATTTTACCAGGGACTGCCGCTGATTTGTGCATGATAGTATTCAAGCCCTGTTCCAAAGGAGTAAAGCTGATTGATGCCCGCAGCGAGGGAATTATCGGCCGTAGAGAAACTGTCCTTAATGAAGTGATGATCGACCGCATCATGGATCTTTACAAAAATACAGAACCCACTACTGCGGAGGATTTGAAGAAAGCAAATTATTGCCTGATTGCAAGCCGATTTGAGGCTGAAAAAAACGCCATCGGCACAAACGTCGAGAACATGCCCCCCAAAAAAGGCTATGCAACAAGAGTGCTGGGTAATTTCTGCCAACTGAAACGCGGCGCCATGATTTCATCAGAAGAATTGGACGAAGCCTTGTGCAAAAAAAGTGTAGGTTTCCGCTATATGGTTCCTAGCAACATTGTCAATGGCGAAGTCGCGCAGAACTTGCCCTTCATTGACCCGTACCTTCTGAAACGGAGAGTCAATTTAAACCTGTACTGTGCAAAGCCTCAAAACATCGTGATGACAAAGAATGGGTTCCCTTGCCGATTGGCTGTAATCCCTAATGATTCTCAGGATACCGCACCAGATCGGATTCTTGTGAACAACAACCTCTTCATTATCAATGTGGACGGAACCGTTGCGGATTCGGAATATGTGAAGCTATTCTTGGAAAGTTCTCGCGGCCAGTCACTCATCAAGAACAGTATGGTGGGTGGCAATGTGCAGACCATCGACCAAAAGGCATTCCTGAATATTGTGATTCCGTTACCCTCGCTGGACAAGCAAAAAGCATTCGTCAAAAAACACAACGCCACTCAAGCCCAAGTCAAGAAAATCCGCCAGCAACTAGAAGAGGCCTTGAGTAAGGCCTCTGTGGAGTTGGATGAGGAGATGGGGTGA
- a CDS encoding phospholipase D family protein encodes MKFLSTGKCFKDNKKPTKVGYLGKRTIEASGKLQKLIIVSAYTDAALINKAISWFGKERDCRGRGHIAIYLDADSSRYYSSSKEKTRLNELARMIKQRFDKNSGIYLVNCSALFHSKFILSESTTHCQVVLGSINFTSRAFEKNEEIALSYCWSKKPSHPTEEALKNKLESYIGALDCSKIPNSTEKKKIFSVRSQLLNGSLYNELKEQASFRFDLHLPDEYLSYLNAKRKKNDDIPLDIKTSGSVSLEYLLQIAGIETKFYEKNVSRGRKNWKNYAIETCFGFWVPNGYKSSAVEIDIGKFANQKKNKLNDLYSKVNTNKEKLVDSFMNLMEKIKEDRKQYFKNSIGINGEYSPHNENDNWIYDREPSTSIQKDVSDWIKGITNKINPSNKRYKDYQQRLCRGVSVVNVPDVWTEDPLSTEEFESSLYDSIKYYLSVKDKVVKKICSVIDGKIKETMPDYLASKLTQTQILEAFSNASFLIEEEKK; translated from the coding sequence ATGAAATTCTTATCTACGGGCAAATGCTTTAAGGACAATAAAAAGCCTACTAAGGTAGGATATTTGGGGAAAAGAACAATTGAAGCTTCTGGAAAACTTCAAAAACTCATAATAGTGTCCGCATATACAGATGCAGCTCTTATAAACAAAGCTATATCTTGGTTTGGCAAAGAGCGTGATTGTCGTGGTCGAGGGCATATTGCAATATATCTTGATGCTGACTCTAGTCGTTATTACTCTTCTTCAAAAGAAAAAACACGTCTTAATGAACTTGCAAGAATGATCAAACAAAGATTTGATAAGAATAGTGGAATTTACTTAGTAAATTGTTCGGCATTATTTCACTCTAAATTCATATTAAGCGAATCAACTACACATTGTCAAGTTGTTTTAGGATCTATCAATTTTACAAGCCGAGCTTTTGAAAAAAACGAGGAAATAGCATTATCTTATTGTTGGTCAAAAAAGCCAAGTCATCCTACTGAAGAAGCTTTGAAAAATAAATTGGAAAGTTATATAGGAGCGTTAGATTGTTCAAAGATCCCCAATAGCACTGAAAAAAAGAAGATTTTCTCAGTACGAAGTCAACTGTTAAACGGATCGTTGTATAACGAGTTAAAAGAACAAGCTTCGTTCAGATTTGATTTGCATCTGCCAGACGAGTATTTGAGTTACTTGAACGCGAAAAGAAAGAAAAATGATGACATTCCCCTTGACATAAAAACATCGGGTTCTGTATCACTGGAATATCTTCTTCAAATTGCAGGGATTGAAACGAAATTTTACGAAAAAAATGTTTCTCGTGGACGAAAAAATTGGAAAAATTACGCTATAGAAACCTGTTTTGGTTTTTGGGTGCCAAACGGATACAAATCCTCCGCTGTTGAAATTGATATTGGAAAATTCGCTAATCAAAAAAAGAATAAGCTAAATGATCTTTATTCTAAAGTCAATACTAATAAGGAAAAATTAGTTGATTCTTTCATGAATTTGATGGAAAAAATAAAGGAAGATAGAAAACAGTATTTTAAAAATTCGATTGGCATAAATGGAGAATACTCGCCACATAACGAAAATGACAACTGGATATACGACAGAGAACCAAGTACGTCCATTCAAAAAGATGTGAGTGATTGGATCAAAGGAATTACAAATAAGATAAATCCTAGTAATAAAAGATATAAGGATTATCAACAACGTTTGTGTCGAGGTGTTTCAGTAGTAAATGTTCCTGATGTATGGACGGAAGATCCCTTGTCTACAGAAGAATTTGAAAGCTCTCTTTACGATTCCATAAAATACTATTTATCTGTAAAAGACAAGGTTGTAAAAAAAATATGTTCAGTCATTGACGGCAAAATAAAAGAGACAATGCCTGACTATCTCGCCAGCAAACTGACTCAAACACAAATTCTTGAGGCTTTCAGTAATGCGAGTTTTTTGATAGAGGAAGAAAAAAAATAG